CGCCATCCATTATCCCGACGACATCGGCCGCAAGACGGTGCTGGCCTTTCAGGGCGGCTGCGCCTACCGCGACCGTCTTGTCAGCTGGTTTAGGGCATTCGGGCGGGAGCCGGAACGCATAGCGGAACTGGCTTCCTACCACGCCATTGTGGGTGGCGTTATTGCAGGTATGGGCGTGGGCGTGGTGCCGGAATCGGTGCTGCACCTTTGCCGCTCGGACGGAACACTTTCCGTGCATCCGCTGGAGCATCCGCTGTGCAAGGCCACCACAGAGCTGGTCTGGCGCAAGAGCATGCTTTCCGCCAACATGACGGCCCTGCACCAGTGCCTGCACAGGCAGGAAGCGCAAAACACCCGGGAGTAAGTCAACGGCTGCACGATTTGCAGGGAGGCTGGCCGCAATTTTTGCAAAGAATATCCGCGGTACACGCTCACAGAACGCCCGCCGGGTAACAATATATGCCAGAGGCTACAAAAAGCCGCCGCAACAGTTGCCCAGCCGTAGGTGTGGCGACACATATATTCAGGCACATATGTGCAGGCAGAAATATGCAGACAAAAGCGGGACGCTCATCCAGTGGAGGAGCGTCCCGCTTTTAATGTTTGTATCGTACCTGCGTAATTTTTACTCACCAACTGACGGCCTTTTATTCCGCGTCATTCCAGCCGTGGTATTTCACTGTGGAGGGTTTGTGCCCCGCAAAGAATTTAACGTAAAAATGTCTGGCTGCTCTTTCTAAGGAAGCACTGATTAACGAGCCGGAAACGCGCAGGTCTTTCGTTTGGCAAGGCGCGATCTTTTTTTGAAGCAGGAGTGGACTCTTCCATCCCCGACTGTTTCAAAAAAAGTGAAGCAACGCAGCCAAACGGAATAAATCAGCGTTTTCTTAGACCAATCGCTATCCCTGCAAACCCTGATGCATGGCTTCACGTACGGCCCGCACGCTGGCCGCCACGTCAGGCGCGCCCACCAGTTCGGATACAAGGCAGCAGCAACGTGCCCCATGCCGGGCCACGTCAGCGATATTGTGGGCCTTGATGCCCCCAATAGCCACAAAGGGCAGATCAATATTGGCAGCAACCCAGTCCAGATAGGCAAAGCCCACTGGAGCCACCACATCTTCCTTGGTCTGCGTGGCGAAAATCGGCCCCACGCCCAGATAGTCGGCGCCAAGTCCTCTGGCTGCCAGGGCCTGCTGCGGCTCATGCGTGGAAAGGCCGATAATCATGTCCGGCCCTACCAGTTTACGCACTTCCGGCACGGGCAGGTCTTCCTGACCAACATGCACGCCGTCGGCTTCAACCAGCATGGCTATATCCACATGGTCGTTGACGATGAAGCAGGCTCCGGCTTCACTGGTCATGCGGCGCAACAGGCGGCATTCTTCAAGCATTTCGCCACCCTTGAGGTTCTTTTCGCGGTACTGCAAAATGCGCACGCCCGCGCCCAACAGGGCCGAGGCTACTTCTTCAAGTGAGCGTCCCAAAGACAGGCGCGAGTCCGTGATGGCGTAAATATCTGCTTCACCAGGAAGAATTTTGGGCATTATCAGTTCCTCATTTTTTTATGGCTGCGGCAATACGGCGTATGCAGCTCTGCACAAAGCGTGCGGGATGAAAGGAAGTATGGGCAAGCTGTTGTGGCAGCTCAAAGCCGCGAGCATCAAAATTTTCTGGCCGCAGCAGGGGAAAAGCCGTTTCCGTGCCGGATGCCGCGCTGCCCGGCGCTTTACGGCGCATCAGGGCCGCCCCAAGAGGCACAGCCTCGGGCGCAAGACCAAACACCGCGTACAGGGCTTCGTCCAGAGCAACAGCCGAGGCGCTGGCTCCCATCAGCTTGAGCACAAAAGGCTTGCCCCCTGACGGCCCGGTGACGTGCATGGCCACACCGCCGTCGGCAAGGGCCGCCACTGGCGGCAAGGTGGCCCACAAGGCAGCCAGACAGTCAGCAAAATATTCCGGGTCGCGCCCCTCGCGGGCGTGGGCCACGGCCTTGTGCAAACCGCTCACGCAGCCAAAACAATTTTTTACTGCCAAGGTGAGCAACATCTGCCCGTGCGCCTTGACCCGTGGCAGAGAAAGAATGAAATCGCATTCCCGCACGGCGCTTGCCACATGAAAACGCGGCCCGCCCTTGCCTGAAAGCGCTGACCGAGCGCCTGACAGCAACGGCAACGTTACGGGTACGGGTTTATCCAGCTGGCGCACGGCAAGCCCCAAAGGCCGCAAGGCGCTCTCAAGCCCGATGGCACGCGCCACAGACTCGGCCCGGCCAAAACCGGGAGAATCCGCCACGGCCATCTGCGCACCGTGGTCACGCAGCCAGCGGCAGGCGGCCACAACCACCCCCGGCGAGGTGCACGCCAGCGACTTGCCCATAAGCAGGTTGGGCTTCACAAGCACCTTGGCCCCCACTTTGAGGGAACAGGATTGAGCAATCTGAGCGGCGTCCAGCACGTCCCCCACCAGTTGGTCAAGGGATTTGCGGTCGTAACCTTCACAACGGGCAAGAGCCACGGGCACGGCATGGGCGGAGACGGGTTGTTTTTCCATTGGCCGAATATGCCGTTGAGCGGTCGCCTTGTCCAGCCCCGGTTGCGCCAGAAAGCCTGCGCGGCGGCAGGCAGGAATGGACATGCCGTGTCCTACCGGAGTCACGGCCCCCAGCCTGCGCTCTTTTCAAAGCTCAGCTCTTGGCGTATGGATTCAGAACGGCGTAATGGCAATGATGTCACGCCGTTTTTCATGCGCCCTGCGGGAAAATTCCCCTTTCGGGCAGTGACGAAAAACTCCTGCAGATCCCCTTGAGGTTGTTCATGCATTCCATATCCCGTTTTCTTGCTTTCTTTCTGCTGATCCTGTGCTGTTTCATGACGGAGCAGCGGGCCATGGCCGCTGAAGCCGCTGCGCCGCAGGAAGCAACTGCTGTTGAAAAGCCCCGGCAAGGCGACGCCGCTCCC
The Desulfovibrio intestinalis DNA segment above includes these coding regions:
- the thiE gene encoding thiamine phosphate synthase; translated protein: MPKILPGEADIYAITDSRLSLGRSLEEVASALLGAGVRILQYREKNLKGGEMLEECRLLRRMTSEAGACFIVNDHVDIAMLVEADGVHVGQEDLPVPEVRKLVGPDMIIGLSTHEPQQALAARGLGADYLGVGPIFATQTKEDVVAPVGFAYLDWVAANIDLPFVAIGGIKAHNIADVARHGARCCCLVSELVGAPDVAASVRAVREAMHQGLQG
- a CDS encoding DUF362 domain-containing protein — its product is MSIPACRRAGFLAQPGLDKATAQRHIRPMEKQPVSAHAVPVALARCEGYDRKSLDQLVGDVLDAAQIAQSCSLKVGAKVLVKPNLLMGKSLACTSPGVVVAACRWLRDHGAQMAVADSPGFGRAESVARAIGLESALRPLGLAVRQLDKPVPVTLPLLSGARSALSGKGGPRFHVASAVRECDFILSLPRVKAHGQMLLTLAVKNCFGCVSGLHKAVAHAREGRDPEYFADCLAALWATLPPVAALADGGVAMHVTGPSGGKPFVLKLMGASASAVALDEALYAVFGLAPEAVPLGAALMRRKAPGSAASGTETAFPLLRPENFDARGFELPQQLAHTSFHPARFVQSCIRRIAAAIKK